The following are from one region of the Dreissena polymorpha isolate Duluth1 chromosome 2, UMN_Dpol_1.0, whole genome shotgun sequence genome:
- the LOC127865819 gene encoding uncharacterized protein LOC127865819 isoform X2 → MEKVEFATESRHTITAKAVMGVAASGSNIGGLIAAAVISFFCLVAAVVMVFIAFLWRDWYLKRQLQKGKRRVARNLAPLRLWRSRSKPSLNTTPASARRIIGVASRESTMNRQQLIRGDSWFSQVQGGKRFEEKVQTIELEAEEDDVVVAEIMPDENNIRSTQHLRTTYTQQTTPTSYVTTRLGDEETSFSRPNGTTTTDTVASGLGNTYYVPISKGPAASAASQMSQTTAPSRISYEPYHVHSAHLSQTTRPQNGNTDIFITPLIPTSSKGAAMMEFDSDEEAGNVPNPKAREEVDVLF, encoded by the exons GGGTAGCGGCAAGTGGCTCAAATATTGGCGGACTCATCGCAGCAGCCGTCATCAGCTTTTTCTGCCTTGTTGCTGCCGTCGTCATGGTTTTCATCGCGTTTCTATG GCGGGACTGGTATTTAAAACGGCAGCTACAAAAGGGGAAGCGTCGGGTGGCGAGGAACCTCGCCCCATTGCGGCTCTGGCGGTCCCGCTCGAAGCCCAGCCTCAACACGACCCCTGCGTCCGCGAGGAGGATTATTGGCGTCGCCAGCCGGGAGTCCACTATGAACCGGCAGCAGTTAATACGGGGAG ACTCATGGTTCTCACAAGTTCAAGGAGGCAAGAGATTTGAAGAGAAG GTTCAGACAATCGAACTGGAAGCGGAAGAAGACGATGTCGTAGTGGCGGAAATCATGCCAGACGAGAACAACATCCG ATCTACGCAGCATCTTCGCACGACCTATACGCAGCAGACGACGCCTACCAGTTACGTCACGACAAGGCTAGGGGATGAGGAAACGTCATTTTCGCGTCCCAATGGTACCACTACCACCGACACCGTCGCGTCCGGTTTAGGCAACACGTATTATGTCCCTATAAGCAAAGGACCGGCCGCTTCCGCTGCTTCGCAGATGAGCCAGACGACAGCGCCGTCTCGCATCAGCTACGAGCCATATCACGTGCATTCTGCTCACCTGTCACAGACGACCCGACCACAGAACGGGAATACCGACATATTCATCACGCCATTGATTCCGACGTCCTCAAAAGGCGCTGCTATGATGGAATTTGATTCCGACGAAGAGGCCGGAAACGTTCCGAACCCTAAGGCGCGGGAGGAGGTTGACGTTTTGTTTTAA